The Haloferax sp. Atlit-12N genome window below encodes:
- a CDS encoding DASS family sodium-coupled anion symporter, whose amino-acid sequence MIRGVTKTARGRFAVFTLALVASLALAFGPSLEGLSTRGQYALATMVFAGILWVSGALPLAVTALSIPVLLTAYGVYGDIDPALAGFADHLIFLFIAGFMLANALQKYNIDRRIALWLMAVMGSSPRRLILAIMLATAFLSMWVSNTATTAMMTPIALGVLAQVLGREEVYEADADEGTFSNMQIATLLGTAYAASVGGVGTLIGTPPNAVVATQLNALLGYDIGFAEWLLVGLPIVAITLPIVWYLLTFRFFPPEVDDVEGAREQAREYLADEGTLSTRGRRVAYIFAATAGLWVVGGLDPVFELFLPDPVFNTLFGTGEGMTLLGVEGHQGLLYYVMVGMFSIPALVLADTMEWDELADIDWGTILLFGGGISLADAFASTGATKWLAEAVFGSLTGAPIILVVGAIVLLVIFLTEMTSNTATATIIVPVLIGIGSVFAATLGLTEVSAAVFLAVSGAIAASFAFALPVATPPNAIVFGSGHIKQSHMMRAGTVLNVVMTGVLTILIWFLFQFVWPAFLW is encoded by the coding sequence ATGATACGCGGTGTTACAAAGACTGCTCGCGGACGATTCGCCGTCTTCACGCTCGCCCTCGTCGCGTCTCTCGCGCTGGCCTTCGGGCCATCGCTTGAGGGGCTTTCGACGCGGGGTCAGTACGCATTAGCGACGATGGTGTTCGCCGGCATCCTCTGGGTGTCCGGCGCGCTTCCCCTCGCGGTGACGGCGCTGTCGATACCGGTGTTGCTCACGGCCTACGGCGTCTACGGCGATATCGACCCGGCGCTCGCCGGCTTCGCCGACCACCTCATCTTCCTCTTCATCGCCGGCTTCATGCTGGCGAACGCGCTCCAGAAGTACAACATCGACCGCCGCATCGCGCTGTGGCTCATGGCCGTCATGGGGTCGTCGCCGCGGCGGCTCATCCTCGCTATCATGCTCGCCACGGCGTTCCTGTCGATGTGGGTCTCGAACACCGCCACGACGGCGATGATGACGCCCATCGCGCTCGGCGTCCTCGCGCAGGTGCTCGGCCGCGAGGAGGTCTACGAGGCCGACGCCGACGAGGGAACGTTCTCGAACATGCAGATAGCGACCCTTCTCGGCACCGCCTACGCCGCGAGCGTCGGCGGGGTCGGCACCCTCATCGGCACGCCACCGAACGCGGTCGTCGCAACTCAACTCAACGCGCTCCTCGGCTACGACATCGGCTTCGCCGAGTGGCTCCTCGTCGGACTCCCAATCGTCGCTATCACCCTTCCCATCGTCTGGTACCTCCTCACGTTCCGCTTTTTCCCGCCCGAGGTCGACGACGTGGAGGGCGCTCGCGAACAGGCGCGCGAGTACCTCGCCGACGAGGGCACGCTCTCGACCCGCGGCCGTCGTGTCGCGTACATCTTCGCCGCCACCGCCGGGCTGTGGGTCGTCGGCGGCCTTGACCCCGTGTTCGAGTTGTTCCTCCCGGACCCGGTGTTCAACACCCTGTTCGGCACCGGCGAGGGCATGACGCTCCTCGGCGTCGAGGGGCATCAGGGCCTCCTGTACTACGTGATGGTCGGGATGTTCTCTATCCCGGCGCTCGTCCTCGCGGACACGATGGAGTGGGACGAACTGGCTGACATCGACTGGGGAACGATTCTCCTCTTCGGTGGCGGCATCTCGCTGGCTGACGCGTTCGCCTCCACGGGCGCGACGAAGTGGCTTGCTGAGGCCGTCTTCGGCTCCTTGACCGGCGCGCCCATCATCCTCGTCGTCGGCGCTATCGTGCTCCTCGTCATCTTCCTTACGGAGATGACCTCGAATACCGCGACGGCGACCATCATCGTCCCCGTGCTCATCGGCATCGGGAGCGTCTTCGCGGCGACGCTCGGACTCACCGAGGTCTCCGCGGCCGTGTTCCTCGCGGTCAGCGGGGCTATCGCGGCCTCGTTCGCCTTCGCGTTGCCGGTGGCGACGCCCCCGAACGCCATCGTCTTCGGGAGCGGCCACATCAAGCAGTCTCACATGATGCGGGCCGGGACCGTCCTCAACGTCGTGATGACCGGCGTACTGACCATCCTCATCTGGTTCCTCTTCCAGTTCGTCTGGCCGGCGTTCCTCTGGTAA
- a CDS encoding MBL fold metallo-hydrolase, whose product MAIGDVEPVPDSTDLYYVDSGMYEVEKYGSVYLVDAEKPALVDTGIAADREAVFGMLDEVGVDDLAYILPTHVHLDHAGGAGYLAERYPDATVMTHEIGAPHLVDPSRLIEGTKAAVEDQWQFYDEPLPIEEERVEGLTDGDEIDLGDRTLTVHHAPGHAPHQVMFHDDGDDVLFVGDALGIWEPKSRTLRQTSPPSQFHLQKALDDVRAIEDIDPETVCFGHFGPKPYDSDLAAEYKRVLVEWVEAIRQKRAELGDDEAVIDHFVEHTQMAEVWGERKARDEERLNTRGVLGYLDYIGDDE is encoded by the coding sequence ATGGCTATTGGCGACGTCGAACCCGTCCCGGACAGTACGGACCTCTACTACGTCGACAGCGGCATGTACGAGGTGGAGAAGTACGGCTCGGTCTACCTCGTCGACGCCGAGAAACCGGCGCTCGTCGACACCGGCATCGCCGCCGACAGAGAGGCGGTCTTCGGGATGCTCGACGAGGTCGGCGTCGACGACCTCGCGTACATCCTGCCGACGCACGTCCACCTCGACCACGCGGGCGGCGCGGGCTACCTCGCCGAACGCTACCCCGACGCGACCGTCATGACCCACGAAATCGGCGCGCCGCACCTCGTGGACCCGTCGCGACTCATCGAGGGCACGAAGGCGGCCGTCGAAGACCAATGGCAGTTCTACGACGAACCCCTCCCAATCGAAGAAGAGCGCGTCGAGGGCCTCACCGACGGCGACGAAATCGACCTCGGCGACCGGACGCTCACGGTCCATCACGCGCCCGGCCACGCGCCGCACCAGGTGATGTTCCACGACGACGGCGACGACGTGCTGTTCGTCGGCGACGCGCTAGGTATCTGGGAGCCGAAGTCGCGGACGCTCCGACAGACCTCGCCGCCCTCGCAGTTCCACCTCCAGAAGGCGCTCGACGACGTGCGGGCCATCGAGGACATCGACCCCGAGACGGTCTGTTTCGGCCACTTCGGCCCGAAGCCCTACGACAGCGACCTCGCCGCAGAGTACAAGCGCGTTCTCGTGGAGTGGGTCGAGGCCATCCGACAGAAGCGCGCTGAACTCGGCGACGACGAGGCCGTCATCGACCACTTCGTCGAGCACACCCAGATGGCCGAGGTGTGGGGCGAGCGCAAGGCCCGCGACGAAGAGCGACTGAACACCCGCGGCGTGCTCGGCTACCTCGACTACATCGGCGACGACGAGTGA
- the serS gene encoding serine--tRNA ligase: MIDRQLLRDEPERVRDALAARNMEGVDIDRVLDVYDEWRSLKAEGDDLRHERNEVSQKIGQLKQEGKDEEAQEAIDRSGELKTELQELEARADELEAELDEALMELPNLPHESVPVGADEADNEEVRRVGFDDLRDLPDEVTPHYDLGEELDIIDESRAAKTTGSGFYFLKGEGAMLEHALVQFMLDVHREQEYVDLFPPIPVKTTSMEGTGQLPKFAEDAYRIGGSETENYEDDDLWLCPTAEVPVTNMYRDEILLKDDLPLKHQAYTPNFRREAGEHGTETRGIVRVHQFNKVELVNFVEPEESYDRLEALVDEAAEVLDRLGLPYRVLSLCTGDLTFASAKTYDLEVWAPGTESDDAPEQGGRWLEVSSASNFEDFQARRAGLRYRPERHESAEYLHTLNASGTAVGRVMVALLEYYQNEDGTVDVPEPLQPYMGGREVIEGHEPVGEAAVGAGKKD; this comes from the coding sequence ATGATTGACAGGCAACTGCTCCGCGACGAACCGGAGCGAGTTCGCGACGCGCTCGCCGCCCGCAACATGGAGGGTGTGGACATCGACCGCGTCCTCGACGTGTACGACGAGTGGCGCTCGCTGAAGGCCGAGGGCGACGACCTCCGCCACGAGCGCAACGAGGTCAGCCAGAAAATCGGCCAGCTGAAGCAAGAAGGGAAAGACGAGGAAGCGCAGGAGGCCATCGACCGCTCGGGCGAACTCAAGACGGAGCTACAGGAGCTCGAAGCCCGCGCCGACGAACTCGAGGCGGAACTCGACGAGGCGCTCATGGAACTGCCGAACCTCCCCCACGAGTCGGTCCCCGTCGGGGCCGACGAGGCCGACAACGAGGAGGTCCGCCGCGTCGGCTTCGACGACCTGCGCGACCTCCCCGACGAGGTGACGCCGCACTACGACCTCGGCGAGGAACTCGACATCATCGACGAGAGCCGCGCGGCCAAGACCACCGGCTCGGGCTTCTACTTCCTGAAAGGCGAGGGCGCGATGCTCGAACACGCGCTCGTCCAGTTCATGCTCGACGTGCACCGCGAACAGGAGTACGTCGACCTGTTCCCACCGATTCCGGTCAAGACCACCTCGATGGAGGGTACCGGTCAGCTCCCGAAGTTCGCGGAAGACGCCTACCGCATCGGCGGCTCGGAGACCGAGAACTACGAGGACGACGACCTGTGGCTCTGTCCCACCGCGGAGGTCCCGGTCACGAACATGTACCGCGACGAGATTCTCCTGAAGGACGACCTCCCGCTGAAGCACCAGGCGTACACGCCGAACTTCCGGCGCGAAGCGGGCGAACACGGCACCGAAACCCGCGGTATCGTCCGTGTCCACCAGTTCAACAAGGTCGAACTCGTCAACTTCGTCGAGCCCGAGGAGTCGTACGACCGGCTCGAAGCCCTCGTCGACGAGGCCGCCGAAGTACTCGACCGACTCGGCCTGCCGTACCGTGTCCTCTCGCTTTGCACCGGCGACCTCACCTTCGCGTCGGCGAAGACCTACGACCTCGAAGTGTGGGCTCCTGGCACGGAGTCGGACGACGCCCCCGAACAGGGTGGCCGCTGGCTTGAGGTCTCGTCGGCCTCGAACTTCGAGGACTTCCAGGCGCGCCGCGCCGGCCTCCGCTACCGCCCCGAGCGCCACGAGTCGGCCGAGTACCTCCACACGCTCAACGCGTCGGGCACGGCCGTCGGCCGCGTCATGGTCGCGCTGCTCGAATACTACCAAAACGAGGACGGCACGGTCGACGTGCCCGAACCGCTCCAGCCCTACATGGGTGGCCGCGAGGTCATTGAGGGCCACGAGCCCGTCGGCGAGGCCGCCGTCGGTGCCGGGAAGAAAGACTGA